The proteins below come from a single Takifugu flavidus isolate HTHZ2018 chromosome 6, ASM371156v2, whole genome shotgun sequence genomic window:
- the adra2a gene encoding alpha-2A adrenergic receptor, whose product MGPDNDTNQTLSDMVPYSLQVSLPLTVLVGIMILLTVFGNVLVVIAVFTSRALRAPQNLFLVSLASADILVATLVMPFSLANELMGYWYFGEVWCEIYLALDVLFCTASIAHLCAISLDRYWSITQAIEYNLKRTPRRIKCIIFIVWVIAAVISFPPLITMEKENSAEEPVCKINNQKWYVISSCIGSFFLPCVIMVLVYVRIYQIAKKRTRAPPGDRKLRQLAKTATVGVANQKENGTGAVEDRLNDQRDIELKESPGAGQRGKGEANGVDLEESSSSDHKVDTACSIKKKTAVGKTRLSQIKPGGSDAQRWAPNAKASRWKGRQNREKRFTFVLAVVIGVFVVCWFPFFFTYMLMTLCESCPVPDTLFKFFFWFGYCNSALNPIIYTIFNNDFRRSFKKILCRRDARRYL is encoded by the coding sequence ATGGGGCCGGACAACGACACCAACCAAACTCTTTCGGACATGGTCCCCTACAGCCTCCAGGTGTCTCTGCCCCTCACCGTGCTGGTGGGCATCATGATCCTGCTGACGGTGTTCGGCAACGTCCTGGTGGTCATAGCTGTGTTCACCAGCCGGGCCTTGAGGGCCCCGCAGAACTTGTTCCTGGTGTCTCTGGCCTCGGCGGACATTTTGGTCGCCACCCTCGTGATGCCGTTCTCGCTGGCCAACGAGCTGATGGGGTACTGGTATTTTGGCGAGGTGTGGTGCGAGATATATCTGGCGCTCGACGTGCTCTTCTGCACCGCCTCCATCGCTCACCTCTGCGCCATCAGCCTGGACCGCTACTGGTCAATCACGCAGGCCATCGAGTACAATCTGAAGAGGACGCCGCGGCGCATCAAGTGCATCATCTTCATCGTTTGGGTCATCGCGGCGGTTATCTCCTTCCCGCCTCTCATCACcatggagaaagaaaacagcgcGGAGGAGCCGGTGTGCAAGATCAACAACCAGAAGTGGTACGTCATCTCCTCCTGCATCggctccttcttcctcccctgcGTCATCATGGTCCTGGTCTACGTGCGAATCTACCAAATAGCCAAAAAGAGGACGCGGGCTCCGCccggagacaggaagctgagGCAGCTGGCCAAGACCGCCACCGTCGGCGTGGCCAATCAGAAGGAGAACGGCACGGGCGCCGTGGAGGATCGGCTAAACGACCAGCGAGACATCGAGCTGAAGGAGAGTCCCGGCGCCGGCCAACGGGGGAAGGGCGAGGCGAACGGCGTGGACCTGGAGGAGTCGTCTTCCTCCGACCACAAAGTGGACACGGCCTGCTCGATCAAAAAGAAAACCGCCGTGGGGAAAACCAGACTGAGCCAAATCAAACCGGGAGGAAGCGACGCCCAGAGGTGGGCGCCCAACGCCAAGGCGAGCCGCTGGAAGGGCCGGCAGAACCGGGAGAAGCGCTTCACCTTCGTCCTGGCCGTGGTCATCGGCGTCTTTGTGGTCTGCTGGTTTCCGTTCTTCTTCACGTACATGCTGATGACGCTGTGCGAGTCCTGCCCGGTGCCCGACACCCTGTTCAAGTTCTTCTTCTGGTTCGGCTACTGCAACAGCGCCCTGAACCCCATCATCTACACCATCTTCAACAACGACTTCAGGAGGTCCTTCAAGAAGATCCTGTGCCGGAGGGACGCTAGGCGCTACCTTTAA